In a genomic window of Thermosynechococcus sp. CL-1:
- a CDS encoding efflux RND transporter periplasmic adaptor subunit, translating into MVQRQLFTSALLGSLCFLATACGQPKATAPPPAARVKLAAVQTETLSQTAVYNASLQSRESITLQPQVSGRIAQINVQNGQFVTQGQPLLLIDPSEQQAVVASNLAAIQSAQANVENARSILRALEAQRRSNLATVEFNRIQAERYTALFEEGAVSKEQAQSFITSFRTAQAALQQTEGDIRAQQATIAQLEKVLLAAQANAQQQAVVLNWFQVRAPFSGVVGNIPPKVGDFVTPQTDLLTLTSNQPLEVYIQVPIEQIPRIRMGTPVELIDMNGNVVGTSSVFFIAPNTTNNTQTILVKALYDNTRNNLRADQQIQARIILDQQPGILVPTTAVSNLAGQNFVFVAEKDAEGKMIAKQKPIQVGAIQGNRYQVFEGLKPGEQIVVSGIQRLRDGVPITPES; encoded by the coding sequence ATGGTGCAACGGCAACTGTTCACGTCAGCTCTCCTAGGCAGTCTTTGCTTCCTCGCTACCGCCTGTGGCCAACCAAAGGCAACGGCTCCCCCACCAGCGGCACGGGTGAAACTTGCGGCGGTTCAAACGGAAACCCTTTCGCAAACCGCTGTTTACAATGCCTCTTTGCAATCCCGTGAGTCGATCACGCTACAACCCCAAGTTTCCGGTCGAATTGCGCAAATCAATGTTCAAAACGGCCAGTTTGTCACTCAAGGTCAGCCCCTCCTTCTCATTGACCCCTCAGAACAGCAAGCCGTTGTGGCCAGCAACTTAGCTGCGATTCAATCCGCCCAAGCCAATGTAGAGAATGCCCGCTCGATCCTCCGCGCCCTTGAAGCCCAGCGCCGCTCCAATCTGGCCACCGTAGAGTTCAATCGGATTCAAGCGGAACGCTATACAGCACTCTTTGAAGAAGGGGCTGTTTCCAAAGAACAAGCGCAATCCTTCATCACCAGCTTTCGCACTGCCCAAGCAGCACTCCAACAAACCGAGGGGGATATTCGTGCCCAACAGGCTACCATTGCCCAGTTAGAAAAAGTCCTCTTGGCTGCCCAAGCCAATGCCCAGCAGCAGGCCGTTGTCCTGAATTGGTTTCAGGTGCGTGCTCCCTTTAGTGGTGTTGTCGGCAATATTCCCCCCAAAGTGGGCGATTTTGTAACGCCCCAAACCGACCTCCTCACCCTGACCTCAAATCAACCCCTAGAAGTCTATATCCAAGTGCCCATTGAGCAAATCCCCCGCATTCGGATGGGGACGCCAGTGGAATTAATAGACATGAATGGCAATGTCGTCGGTACGAGTTCCGTCTTTTTCATTGCCCCCAATACCACAAACAATACCCAAACCATTTTAGTGAAAGCGCTCTACGACAATACGCGGAATAATCTCCGTGCCGATCAACAAATTCAAGCCCGCATTATTCTCGATCAGCAACCGGGGATTTTGGTGCCGACCACGGCTGTCTCCAATCTTGCCGGCCAAAACTTTGTCTTTGTTGCCGAAAAAGACGCCGAGGGCAAAATGATTGCCAAACAAAAGCCCATTCAAGTAGGGGCAATCCAAGGAAATAGATATCAAGTTTTTGAAGGCCTCAAACCGGGAGAGCAAATTGTTGTCTCGGGAATTCAGCGCCTGCGCGATGGTGTGCCCATTACTCCTGAGTCTTAA
- the infC gene encoding translation initiation factor IF-3, whose protein sequence is MINERIRFPRVRVVDSDGSQLGIMSSQEAIAIAREKELDLVLVSDKADPPVCKIIDYGKFRFEQEKKAREARKKQHTSDVKEVKMRYKIEEHDYNVCINRAERFLKAGDKVKATVTFRGREIQHSHLAEELLNRMANDLQAVAEVQQAPKQEGRNMIMFLAPKR, encoded by the coding sequence ATGATTAATGAGCGCATCCGTTTTCCTCGGGTGCGGGTGGTGGATAGTGATGGTTCCCAATTGGGGATTATGTCGTCCCAAGAGGCGATCGCGATCGCCCGTGAAAAGGAACTTGATCTTGTTCTCGTCAGTGACAAGGCAGATCCACCCGTTTGCAAAATTATTGACTACGGCAAGTTTCGCTTTGAGCAGGAAAAGAAGGCGCGGGAAGCCCGCAAAAAGCAGCACACCTCCGATGTCAAAGAGGTGAAGATGCGCTACAAAATCGAAGAACACGATTACAACGTTTGCATCAACCGCGCCGAGCGTTTCCTTAAGGCTGGAGACAAGGTGAAGGCCACTGTGACCTTCCGAGGGCGGGAAATTCAACACTCCCATTTGGCAGAAGAACTCCTCAACCGCATGGCCAATGACCTGCAAGCGGTGGCCGAAGTGCAGCAGGCACCAAAGCAAGAGGGGCGCAATATGATCATGTTTTTGGCACCGAAGCGGTAA
- a CDS encoding M50 family metallopeptidase, whose product MFGFRPDSKSTPLDISDHEKPRSALLLAIAALVTILLWQIPLGNYLLYPFTILATWFHEMGHGLTAILLGGYFRELVIYPSGSGFARYGGEVLLGNLGHGLVAIGGPLGPAIAGSVFILSSRSHRATDICLKALGIMILASVLLWVRSLFGIVFMTLVGIAILLVAYRGNRWLKGISIQFLGVQACISTFQQVDYLFTYAMPGGQLSDTGLLQQYLWLPYWLWGALISVMTLGLLLWSLKVAYTRSK is encoded by the coding sequence ATGTTTGGCTTTCGTCCAGACTCCAAATCTACCCCGCTGGATATTTCAGACCATGAGAAACCCCGTTCGGCACTGCTGCTAGCGATCGCCGCCCTTGTCACGATTCTTCTTTGGCAGATTCCCTTGGGGAACTATCTGCTGTATCCCTTTACAATCTTGGCCACATGGTTCCACGAGATGGGGCATGGCCTGACGGCGATTCTGTTGGGGGGCTACTTTCGCGAATTAGTCATCTATCCCAGTGGTTCAGGATTTGCGCGCTATGGGGGCGAGGTGCTGCTGGGCAATTTGGGACATGGCTTAGTCGCCATTGGCGGACCTCTAGGACCGGCGATCGCTGGCAGTGTCTTTATTTTGTCGAGCCGCTCTCATCGCGCCACAGATATTTGCCTCAAAGCCCTAGGAATAATGATTCTCGCCTCAGTGCTGCTGTGGGTGCGATCGCTCTTTGGCATTGTCTTCATGACGTTGGTGGGGATTGCCATTCTGCTGGTGGCCTATCGCGGCAATCGCTGGCTCAAGGGCATTTCGATTCAATTCCTTGGGGTGCAGGCCTGTATTAGCACATTTCAGCAGGTGGACTACCTCTTTACCTATGCCATGCCGGGGGGGCAGCTTTCCGATACAGGGCTTCTCCAACAGTACCTCTGGCTCCCCTATTGGCTGTGGGGGGCGCTGATTTCTGTGATGACCTTGGGGTTGCTGCTGTGGAGTCTCAAGGTGGCCTATACCCGGTCTAAGTAA
- a CDS encoding tRNA (5-methylaminomethyl-2-thiouridine)(34)-methyltransferase MnmD, with protein MWQPQPTADGSFTFYSPEFGETFHSLGGARQEAFEKFAIATDLPRKAQASHLRLLDICYGLGYNTAAALEVIWQHNPTCQVTVIGLELDLGVPQAALAVMPPWPASVQGILEGLAQQQQVTTPSCEARLLIGDARQTIQDLVRQGFQADAIFLDPFSPQRCPQLWTVEFLRLVAQCLAPAGHLATYCRAAAVRSALQAAGLHLGTLPIVAPQHSHEWAQGTVARWQADQLIPLSLMEQEHLQTRAGIPYRDPHLRDSAEMIRSRRQAEQQTANRESTSRWRHRWGIT; from the coding sequence ATGTGGCAACCCCAACCCACAGCAGACGGCTCTTTTACGTTTTATTCTCCAGAGTTTGGCGAAACGTTCCATAGTCTTGGGGGAGCGCGTCAGGAAGCCTTTGAAAAGTTCGCGATCGCCACCGATCTGCCCCGCAAAGCCCAAGCTTCTCATCTGCGCCTTTTGGACATCTGCTATGGTTTGGGCTACAACACAGCCGCTGCGTTAGAGGTTATTTGGCAGCACAATCCCACCTGTCAGGTCACCGTCATCGGTCTAGAACTGGATCTGGGCGTTCCCCAAGCAGCTTTAGCGGTCATGCCCCCTTGGCCAGCATCGGTTCAAGGGATTCTTGAGGGACTCGCTCAGCAACAGCAGGTGACCACCCCCTCCTGTGAGGCACGGCTTTTAATTGGTGATGCCCGCCAAACCATTCAAGACCTTGTTCGCCAAGGATTCCAAGCAGATGCGATTTTTCTTGATCCCTTTTCACCGCAGCGCTGTCCGCAACTCTGGACGGTAGAATTTTTGCGTCTAGTGGCTCAGTGTTTGGCGCCTGCGGGGCATTTGGCCACCTATTGTCGTGCTGCTGCCGTTCGTTCTGCTTTGCAGGCGGCGGGTTTACACCTTGGGACGCTGCCGATTGTTGCCCCCCAGCACAGCCATGAATGGGCACAGGGAACCGTGGCTCGCTGGCAAGCCGATCAGCTTATTCCCCTGTCGCTGATGGAGCAGGAACATTTGCAAACCCGCGCGGGTATTCCCTACCGCGATCCGCACCTGCGGGATAGTGCGGAGATGATTCGATCGCGCCGCCAAGCGGAGCAACAAACCGCTAACCGTGAATCCACCAGTCGTTGGCGACACCGCTGGGGCATTACTTAG
- a CDS encoding FHA domain-containing protein — MSGNREHHLLNIEDETGKRTIPLDAATYSIGRDVTNAIVIHGHTVSRQHALLLRIPSPNGYRYRVVDGNADGKPSANGILVNGQRVQSHELKDGDEINFGGSVKAHYATVSMGEAEFIKYLKSVNYHSIKAVPMTSTITQAEEGAEEETEFNATPPSLPANATPESAPAPKSSPPWLLIVGGIVIVLLITGIGVVTMNRPPAPQPEPPTQTQ; from the coding sequence ATGAGTGGTAACCGTGAGCACCATCTACTCAACATTGAGGATGAAACGGGTAAGCGCACGATTCCTTTGGATGCGGCAACCTACTCCATTGGCCGCGATGTCACCAATGCGATCGTGATTCATGGTCATACGGTTTCACGGCAACACGCCCTGCTGCTGCGGATTCCCTCACCAAATGGCTATCGCTATCGCGTCGTGGATGGGAATGCCGATGGTAAGCCCAGTGCCAACGGTATCCTAGTGAATGGCCAGCGGGTGCAAAGCCATGAGCTAAAAGATGGAGATGAAATTAACTTTGGCGGATCCGTTAAGGCGCACTATGCCACTGTGTCCATGGGCGAGGCGGAGTTTATTAAGTATTTGAAGAGCGTCAACTATCACAGCATTAAGGCCGTGCCCATGACCTCAACGATTACCCAAGCTGAGGAAGGTGCAGAAGAAGAAACGGAATTTAATGCCACGCCCCCATCGCTGCCAGCCAATGCTACCCCAGAGTCAGCACCCGCCCCTAAATCCTCTCCCCCTTGGTTACTGATTGTTGGCGGCATCGTCATTGTCCTTTTGATCACGGGAATTGGCGTTGTGACCATGAACCGACCACCTGCCCCCCAACCAGAGCCCCCCACGCAAACCCAGTGA